ACACCAAGCCACAGAATATTGGCCAACAGCTCGCACTAGCTCTCTTATGATTGATTATCGCAGCTATAGAACATTTGAACTTTTAACTGTGCCAAGCGACCAGCCGACAAAACAGTGCTCGAAACGAACCGTGTAAATCCATGTTGCGGCCCCAGGTGagaatttaaatagttttctaATTTTCTATTGTACTAGGTCTTCCAATGTCTGCCATTCGTTGCAGTTTCCgccgtttgttgttttttgcttaTGCCACCTTTTGCAATCACCAATTGAATGCCCAGCGCAGGTAACCAGCTACTCGATCTACATGCTAAGCCTATCAAAAGGAAGACTATGAATAcgttcctttttttaattttagttaatttcCTAATACGTTTTTGTAGAATTTTTAACTAGGCAGGCGTACATAGCCTAAGCTTTATTTAGAAATCTATGGGCATAGCTCGATGAGCTGACCTTCGTTGCTTTCTTCCACAAAGTCTTATTGCCTAGTTAGATAGACTGGTAATAGATCCTGCAACCTGAAGATCGCCTACCAGGGTCTGTGTACAAATTTACGAAGGTGGCAAGTAATTAGTCAGAGAACCTTTGCTTGGAAGACACTCATTTTCCGTCAGTGGTAGCTTGGTGCAATAACATATGAGCAAGTGCAGCAGATCAAAATGACATATAATCTATAAGGTATGAGATGTTAGGAGGTAttgacaaaatatatatatgattaggTATAAGGCAGAaggaattaaaataaacagtGCATAAAATAATGGAACTCTCTGACAAATTGTAGGGTATTAGGTGTAAAAGGCATAGTCTTAccatatatataccataaatTAAAAGGTCAAACAAGGTActgaatttaaaaataactaaaaggTTTATAACATTGGTTGTTCAaggaaaaatatgtttaaaataagTGCTATAAGGTCATGAGGATTAGGCATTAAATATAAGAAGGCATTTGATATAAGGTGTATGGATGCGATATTATCCTGAGCCTCACAGAGAATGTCTTTGACTCGATCGAAAAAATCTGATATCACATTTCAGACTcttgtgaaaatatttatgatatgattatatgaaaattcgTTAATCTGCTAgtttattatatatgcatgtatacattGTAATAATTagttataaaaatacatttgtttTACTTCAAAACAGAATATACTGAATGAGCTACTCTGCTGGAATGGTGCTTATTAAATAtggaaacaaaagaaaaataacttaaaacaatttcaggaaattattataatcttaGTTAACTAATTGGCAACTAACTGaactaatataaatatttatttacatttattttgtgaAATGCTGCTTATTTTCGCATTGTTTAATACAAGCGAGAATACGCTAGACTCTTGCTGGGAGGTCTTAAAGAATAATAATTGAGCAAAGGTTCATATTTCCagcatattgcgcatacgctaCGTGGCCGATAGATGGGCAAAGATTTGGGTCAAATCAACCTGAAATCTTCTGCGCAAAATAAAATCTCCAGTCTTATGCATAAACAATTCGAAACCTGCTCAGACTAGAAAGAAGGAAAAGAGCAGaggcaaattaaaaaaaatagttggGGAATATTTCAGTGGAATTTGTTAGAATGTGTAAAACAAACAGCTAATGAATAAGCCTATAAGAGAGATAAAACAAAGCGCAGAACGATGTTAAAATTTGGAAAAGTAAAATGAATTAATATGCTACAACTTCAAGAACTCAAAtcgttaaaaatatttaaataaaccgTTGAATCAAAATCAACCGTCGCACTTTAAGGGTCCACTGCAGGAGAGGCTCACAAAAacgaattattattttatgtacCCAAAGTGGaagcaatattaaaaaataaatcagtctcatattttcatatcacatttttatttcatcGAATCGTTTTCAATTGTCGCACTTTTATGGTCCTGTTTGGCTCTTAACTATAATACTAGAAAGTTATTTCTGGTCTGGTCCAGCTTAGCCCTGCAGCATAACCTGGCCACCACGGCGACGTTGGATGCCGGCGCGTCGGCGGTTTCCGCTGGGGCGGATGACACGGACATTGCGACGACGATTGGGGCCGGCGCCACGGCGTCGCACACCGCTGCGACGACGCACTGGACGGCCGccacgacgacgacgctgGACATTACGGCGTCCACCGGTCTTGCGGCGTCGCACGATGACACGATTGGCACGCTCCTCTCCGACATCAGATTCGCCGGCAGAGCGCTCCATCAGAGCGACGACGGCACCGTCGGGTATGGCATCGAGGGCGGCACGCGGCACCAGCAGCGCTGCCTTGCCTGTCTTCTCGTCGACGACGCTCTGGCCCTCGATCTCAATGATGCCGTCGGGCACCATGATGGCGCCAGCCTGATCTCTGGCGACCATCATCTGCGTGGGCTTGGCGTTcttcagcagctgctggccgcTGACGGCGGACGACTTGCGGCCCAGGCCCGACTTGGCCAATACCACAGGCAAGTGTGTGTCCTCGTCATCGTCCTGCTCGTCGTCGACATCGTTGTCAAGATTGTCGCCGCCATTGAGCAGCACAAGGTGGCCATTGCGCGCGAAGCTGACGCCACGCTTTGCTGGCAgctcatcaacatcatcatcatcatcatcgtcggccaagtcgtcatcgtcatcatcatcatttagGTCATCGTCAGCATTGTGCTGAAAGCGCCTTACCGGGATGTCCGACTCAgcgtcatcatcgtcatcattgTCCAGATCTTCGGGCTCCTCCACAACCTCAAAACCCTGCACCACAGCACCAGCATTGGCGCGTCCGCGTGGCACGGTAAAGAACAGATACGGATgcttctgctgcagctgttggcgCAGCTGTCTCTGTTGTAGGCGTGGTTCTGCAATTGCATTGGTTCAATTATGAGAGAGTCTGAGCTGCAGGGCTGtagagctgcagctggtggCCGATGCTACTTACCAGGCAGAGCCAAGGCCAGGGCCAGCAGGCAGCTGAGCACGAATAGGGCGCTAAGCTTGGACATGGCTTACTAGTTGTGGTCCTGTCTAGAGAATCTGTGCGTGGCGCTGCGCTGTGTATTGTCCTACTTATTTGTAAGCAAAGTTCCAAAGAACTGTACAGAATCAGTGGACGCCGCTAGGTTTTTATGCAAAAAGCTCCCGAGAACTCAGTCGGCTCGAGCAGAGGGCAGTgggaaacaaacaaacacaaaaaacagaaaaaaaatgaaataaaattaaaaaaaaaattagaaaacaaaacagatGAAACGAAACCACGAAACTCTGCCAACCGACTAAAGAATCATTCTAGACATCCGCTCACACAGAGCCAGTgccatcacacacacacacacacagaaacagacACACTCAAAAGTATAATCAAGAAGACAGACCACAGATAGCTCTAGAGATTGACATAATTACGCCCGTGGAATGAGCAACGGCACCAGCTTCAACAACGGCATCCATTTCGAATTCATATCGAATTCAAGTGCCGAAATTGGTGAAAAGATGGCCAAATGCTGATCAAAGTTCAGTGACCGCAACAGGAACAAAAGCCAACTCAATTGACCACAACAGAACCCAAGaccttaaaataaatataaataaaatgtaaaagaaaaagaagcaagCCGACGACGATTCTCTGCCGAACAGCAGCCAGACTCGAACCCAATCTCGTCACGCTAATGACAATACAATCAAAGATCCGTGAACCCCAAGCACCCAGAGCCGACCAGTGGCCAGTGGCCAGTGCCGCATCAGCCAGCGACGCATGGCAACTGCTTGGACCACGGCCCGGCCGCTCGGTCATATACTCAAGTGTGGCATCAGCCCTGGCGCAACGACATTGCTGCCGTCCCACAGTGTTTCACACGCCGCTCGTGACTTTTCAACTAGTCGTGCCACAGTTGAACCCATGCCAAGCGCAGCTCTGGTCGAGTATGCTGGACTAACGGACTGCCTGTTACTAGAAtcataaaaacatatataatactATACACATTAAATTCAGTCCTACTCTTAGCTGGAGCCAGTCGTGTACTGGCAGATACCTTACATTCAGCAGCACAACagccattttattttatttatatttttaggtgtcatattttcataaatgagCTCGtcttatatttgaaaaaaatacctatttttcttcttttttttcatatattcaaAGCCAAGACTCTATACTAACATTTGTattctgctgttgcttttacAATAAGCTGATTCGACgagtgtaaaaaaaaataatacatataacAATCTTTTACTCGAACGGAAAGTAAACGAATGTCTTATACAATCGTTTTTCACTCATTTTCCACAGTTGCGGGTGAAATGTTACAAGTCAAAATTCAGCTCTTACGGTTTGAGCTGAACGTTCATGGTGAAACAGGCAGTGAGTCACTCATTTGGTCAATTAGCGCGAtctgctttatatatataatatatagacaTGAGACCGATTCTGATATGAAGCCCTTTTTTTTCAGCTTATGCCTACAGGGCATCGAAACGCGTGCGAAATGTTTGCAAGATTAATAGGCGTGCTATGGGCGTGGCCATAGGAGCACGTTGATGGATATGCGGACACCAACCACAATAATCAAAGGTCGCTGGGAAAGTATGCCATGCGAATCCGTCAACAGCTCGTAGATGCATGAATGGAAAAGAAGAAAACGAAAAGGTCTGAAATGGtgattatttttatagccCCAATAGATGTACCCTACATCTACAGCCCTAGCTCTCTGATTTGTTTAATCAGAGCTTGATGCTTTCTGCTctagagaaattttagttAGTCTGTTTTTTGTATATAGCTGGTCAGCAGACTGTCATCTCAATTATTTTTGCTCTTCCCGCACGTATATAGATATTGACTCGAATACTTCCTTGGGTATCAAAGTAGTTGCATCCCTCACGAAGCACTTGAACTCGTAGCAGGAGGCCGTGATCGTTGCGATTATCGTGCAGAACTTGAAGAGCCAGATGCGACGCTGCTCCCAGTTGCGGTGCATAAAACCGGTGTTGTAGCTGAACATGAATGAGGCCATCAGGATGATGAAGCAGAATAGGCCACAGACCCGATGCACGAATAGTACAGAGATGCATACTTGTTTGCGCATCGGATACAACAGCAGACATATTCCCGTAAAGAAACTCACGGACATCAGCAAGCAACCAGCCAAGCCGAAtatgctgtggctgctgcgaAAGTGTCGCCTTGTGCCACGAGCTCGCTTATGCTTGAGCAAGATCTGGAGGCCAACGCCAAAGAAGCCGACCACAAAGCACATCATGCCAAAGATTGTGTGCAGCAGCAGGTTGCGCAGCATTAAAGTCTCGGCAACAGACAGCATTTGCGCCAGCGTGCAGTAGAAGACATGCTCCGCGGTCCGCTGCAACCTTAGGATCAGGCACTTTCTCGATATGAGCACGGTTATTACAATGAACATAAAATTGGCAATGACCTCGCTTATGTGAAAATAGAAGTCTGTCGATACAGTGGGCCAGACGAAAGCTTGCAGCGTTTCGCCCGTTGCATTGACCTCCACTTCATCCTCTTCCAGAGCGAGCTCCTTCAAGCCACGCATGGTCCAGACCCCAATATCCATCAGTGTACTCTCGATCTCATTTACCGATttaagatttatatatatatatatacatataactatatatatatattgctcatatatatatacatatatatatatatatatatatatatatatatatataagcctaTTCTTGGATTATTTTACGTGCCTGAATGTGTTTTTGGATTAGTGAATGTAAGCAACACGTACGTGTTTAAGTCTTGACGTTTTTTTCTCTGTATTCATCAAGAAGTTAACAGGGGCAGTAAAAACTAAGTAAATCGCCTGACAACAAAGATTACAAAAGAAGGAAAACATTTCACCAGCATCTAAAGTCTGTAATCTAGTTTGTCCATCAGCCGGCTCGAAGCTTCATATTATAAAGTTCCAATTCGAGACTTGACTGAAAAACTGTCTGATTCATAAAAACTTTAGcaaatgattttaatttttactagTTTACAAATTAAGAAAAGTTAATTGCCTGTCCAATTTTATTTCTCTATGCAAAAAAGCCTTTAtgtcaatataaattaattttacaaatttaagaaaattggCAGCATTTTTGAAatactaaaacaaaatattttgaaacattTCTGTTTTTGTATCAATGttgcaaatagaaaatattaaacaagtaagatgttctagtcgggagctcccgactaagggacaccctgaaccctcttcttccaacatcaaatgcaatacagacggacatggctagatcgactcggttagtgatactgatcaagaatatatatactttttggagtcggagatgcttccttctgcctgttacatacatttggattttgaacaaatacaAGATacacttatacccatttttaatgggttcagggtataaaactaTAGTGCAATAATATttgaacaaaagaaaaaaagatacatttctaaaattaagatacatatttatgtcTTGAGATATTCTGATATGTTGAAACATTTGTTGCTTCTCCAGAATGTGTTATATTATCATCTTCAATGCAATtgatatattgtatatatcttgcataaatattaaagtaaaataaattaaagtaataaacatatacagactttgtttttatatagacACCTGTTTCTTTCGTTTCTAGAATTTATTTATCCATAGACCTACAAGTAGGTTAAAAAGACTCTTTTTGCTGCATTTGTAACAGTGTAGAGATTTCTATTAGGAGCCGAaaatcttaatatatataaaaaactgtctgaaatgtgtatataaaaaataaagcatcAAATAAAACGAGAAACATGTAAAGtatgtgcatatttattatgttGAAGAAATCATTTAGAAAATCTGAATTTCAGCTTTGCCTGAAAAGGGGGCCACATATCATTAAAATCGCAGGTGACAGTAGTCAAATCCGCATAACAACAGGCCCAACAGAATTTGAAGAAAACTGCGAATGAAATTTCTTTAAAGAAATTACCATAAAAATTTGCCGCAGCTGGTGCCCCTTAGCCCTCCTCCCCCCCTCTGTCCATTTGAGAAATGAGAAGGGCAGCCGGCAGCAAAAGTTCAAAGGTGTCAAGTGTCAAAACTGCAAAACACATGCCGTGAATGGTAATCAGAATGGATTGAAATGGACAGCCAAAAGATGTCCAAACTAAAAGAGCTGGACAGAGCTGAGCTGAGTCGAGAAGCGACGAGACGAGCCGGGCCAGAGAGGCCACCATTTGTGGCAATGCCTAATAAATTGATTCAAGGCGGGGAGAAATCGGAATTAGACTTGGATATGATATTAGATTTGGACTTGGGCTTGACGACTTTGCCAAGTTGAAAGTTCAATGCACgaggcaaacaaaacaaccaAATGGACAACAAAAAGCGGCTCAAAGTTGTtagctgttcttgttgttgttgttgttcggttCTTTCTTTTATgcctgttgttgtgttttggcACACAGAATGGAAATTATATGTGAAATCAAGCAACTAATTTGGCTTAGTGGCGGGAACAGGCCAAGAGTTGAACTTTAAGCAGATGCAAATTtcaagaaatttaatttgaattatgaATTTCTTGGCTGTATTTACAGTTAGGGCAGCCAAATCGTAGCGCTGAGCcttttattttagaatttCTAATGTTGAATAGCGTATATATTTTGGCCAACTCCGATCGCCACTTGCTGCCGcggctggcgctgctgcttctACCACCACTTAACTGATCATTCACCCCGCCAACCAGATGGCATCATTAATTGAAAGGCTGTAACCCCCGGAGGCGCTCAGTtgtcagcatcatcatcatcaccatcataatcatcatcatcatcatcagcatcgcCATCATCATCGTTGTTGTCTTGGGGGCAGGCTATCATCAACCATTCAACTTGAGCTTCTTGCAACTGTCCGTGACGAATGATGTTGTCAACCGCCGCCTTCTTCCTCAAGTGCTCGCATGTTGGCCTAATAATGTCCCATTGATTGCTCCAACAATTTGCCGCACTTAGGATgattatgcaaattttcagCAGTGCCTCGGCCAAGCTCAAATACCCGGGGCCATGTCCAACTCTCGAGTGCCAAGCGGCAGCTTCTCGTTCCATTTTACATTATCATGCGCCAAGTGGGAGCCAGTGATTGAATGCTTCTCTGGTAGTTGCCCCCAGGTGCTAAAGCTGAaatatattgttgttattgttgttctatTTGCCTGTGtttctgtgagtgtgtgtgtgtgtgagtgtttttgtgtgtgtgttaagtgCCGACATCAACACCGCAACCGAGACCTTAGTCGAAGTCAAAGCCGCATCAGCCATTGCTCTAAGTGGAAAGTGATTATCCCGTGATAGAAAGCCCATAGAGCTACGCAATAAACATTTACTAAATACGGTACgttttaacaaaaaatataatataagagctttgaatttgaaaaataatttaagcatttttgcgcttattttaattaaattttttttctgcttattaaaacttttctttttgtataaCACCAAATATGATTCTAAAATGGTTCTTTCCAAAAACTTTAATCTACTTATGCAGAACGCTTACAGACAATCCACAGTGGAAAAACTCCCtttaaaataactaaaaacaactctttaaattaaaaaaaatagctgCTATTTAAGATCCGCGTCCAGTACACCAGATTAACAATCAACATGTTTCATAAAAAGATTTTCTAAtctcttttttcctattttttcTCTTAAAGAAGCCTACGATAACAATAACTATTTCCTTTGAAGTTCTTCGTTTTCGTTGATTTTACTGACACTAATTCAAATTCTGTACAGTATTCGCTTGAATTGATCGAACTATCGAATTATCAAAGCTGCCTGCTGTATCACTGACAGAGTTGCCCCAGCTGGTTGCTCTGTAACTTGCAACACTCAAGCAATTCTACATAGCTACGCAACATCACGCGATcattttaaatactaaaaaaatgCTTCTGCTTGAAAGCTGCTTAAATATCCTTAGGTTGCAAAGCTGACTGCTATAAAACTTGCTTGCAAAGTAGCTGCTAAAGCTAGCAACTAGATGCAGCTGTCAGTTCTCAGTTCcattgaattgcatttaatatgCAATTCGATACGACAGGAACTTCTAGATTTGTCTGACCCttaaatgtatgcaaatatCATTTACTGTTTATAGAAACTACCGTTAGAATCATTTGAATAACTAGTTCCTTGAATTATGTTTACGTTCGATTGATGTCtaagaaatattttgaattcctaatctttcttttctttggcCATTTGGCTAATTGGTCAAAGCCCCATTTAAATCGGTCAAAGCGCACGCGCCccattaattaatattttagaCTTCGGGCCGGGTCAACGCACGCCGATCAGCGGCATTTATTATGAATGGCAATCAAGAAtcacattaaaaaaaagaagaaaaaaatatatattcataatatGCGGTTTTCTCTAGTAGTTTCTTGTTCTGGAGTTCACGTTGGGTTCACACCGATTAGCATTTGCGGTCATTTGGGATTGTTTTGGCTAAGACTTCGACTTCGACTTCGACTTCTATTccgctctctgtctctctctatctctctctctctctttctctctggctctcgcacacacacacacacaacaacaataaaaaaaatgtaaaaaaaatttatttttttttgcactcgGGTTGATTGAAAATCATTTTTGGGTTATTTTTCAGATTTTTCTTTGTTTCTTTCATTTCTTTTACGCATTCGTTTCTCATTTATCAGTTTGTGCTCTCGTTATACAACTAGACTTGGACAATGGGTGAATCCGCGGAGGCCTCAGCGGCGTCCTTGGGCACCTCCGACTCCAGGGAGCGGCCCACCTTGCGGAGCGCAAAGCGTCGGTTCTGGTGCAGCAGATCGAAGTAGGGCTGGAAGTCGCCGTAGGAGACGTAACGCGCATCACCGTAGACGGGCTGCACATGGCGGGAGAGACCTGGCTCGTTGTCTTCGCCGACGAGAATATACTCCTGCTCCGGCATAGCCTGAGCGGCATCCGTTGGCATATCGGGGGTAATGttagctgctgcagcggaTGCGGCTTCAGCTGTcgtcttctgctgctgctgctgctgctcgctctGTGGCTGGGCTTGCGGCTTCTCGGCGGACTCCATGGCGGGCGCTTTCTCCACAATTGTGGCGGGTCGTATGCGTGTAGGCAGCAGTCCGGCACCGGAGCCAGCATTAACCGGCTTAGCAGCAATCAGCACGGgtttgggcttgggcttggcactcgaactggagctggaactggagctggagccggTGCGGGAAGGCGGAATTTGTGGTGGCTGGAAGATGTCCATGAGAGAGGCATCGGCCAGCAGGGGCACCGCCGCAGCTGTCAGCGTTGggcgcttcttcttcttgttctggCCACTGGCCGCCGTGGAGCCGCGCACGGGCACCGTGCTGATCGCGCTCTCGGGTATGTTTAGGATGAGCGGCTGGGCCTGAATGCCCTCAGCCAGCGACACCACCGACTGGCGCTCGGGCGACGCGAGTCCTAGCTGGCTCCAGGGTATCGTTATGTACTGCGTGGGACGTCCCTTGCGGCGCAGCGGCACCGTCAGCGGTGGCTGTGGGTAGGGACTGGACGGcacgcgctgctgctgctgcttctgcacCTTGGTTGGTGTGGACACATAACCATAGTTTGGGTAGTTGGGGCTCAGGTTCAGCAGCTCGGGCGCCACATAGACGGTCTGGCCATTGCGGTTCACCAGCAGCGTGGTCTGCTGTGGTCGGCGCCCTCCAGTCCTGGAGGGGCTCTGGCTCGACTGCGATTTGCGTATCTTGTTGCCCACCTCGGCGGGAGTTTGGCCGAAAGTGAATCTGCGTATCTGATTGATCAAGCTCTGTTGGCCGTTTTGGATGAAGCCAGTTTGGCCCTGAGATTTTCGCGAGGATTGCGTGTATTGGGCAGGCGCATAGTGCTCCTCATTTTCGGTATCGTCGTCATCCTCCAGCTCGACCTCCGCATCATCATCCTCTTCCTCATCCTCCTCTTCATCGGCTTGCTCTAGCACCGCCAGTGGCTGCTGCACGGGATGGCCACGTCTTACATGCTGCGCCTGCTGGCGACGCTGCGACTGCGccggcgactgcgacagcgTCTGTGTCTGCTTGCGTCGGACCACCTGTGTCTGGGCAGGACGGCGACGTTGCTTAGGCTTTTGTTTCTGCGTTTGCTGCTCGACGGATGGCTGTTCGGCGGACTGCTGATCCAGCTGGTCGTCATCATCTTCGTTATCATTGTTATCGACGTGCTCCAGTGACTGGTCCTCATCGTTGTGGGCCAGATCGTCGACATCGACATCCTCTTCCTCCTCGTCGTAGAACTCTTCGTCGAAATAATTACCATTGAAGTAATCGACATCATCGTACTCCTCCGACTCCAGTGAGTCCAGATGATTGTTAAAACGATTGGGACGCTGGACGCGATTGCCATTGTTGCCCTGGCGATTGCCTTGGCGATTGCCCTGGCGATTGCCATTGCGGTTGGCATTGCCATTGGCGTTGCTATTGCCATTGATGTTGCCATTGCCGCGCCTTCTGTTGGGACGCTGCTGGAGGCGTACAACAATATCGGGACGCTGAGTTGTGGTGCTTGTggtgctgctggcgctgtcACGCACTGGCGTATCAACCAGACCGGGCAAGCCGGGCAATGAGGGCAGCTGCTGTCCGGCGGCGGCCAGTCGATCATTGAACCAGCCAGAAACGGAGCCCGCCAGCGTCGAGAAGGAAGAGCCCAAGCCCTGGCCCGGATTCATGCCGAACAGCCAGGTACCAGGCGAGGTGGAAGTGGTCGAGCCGCCAGCAGGCGCTGCCTGCTTGCCCTGCGCCTGCAGCTCATCCAACGCGGCCTGGCGTGGCTTGAAGGCAATCAAGGGATGGATGATGAAGTCTGCAACGGTGTGAGGCTGGGCGGCCTTTTCATCcgactgctgcagctgcggctgtggctgctcCGACGATTTGGCGGGCGAGCTCACGACTGTTTCACTG
This window of the Drosophila virilis strain 15010-1051.87 chromosome X, Dvir_AGI_RSII-ME, whole genome shotgun sequence genome carries:
- the LOC6635567 gene encoding uncharacterized protein, with product MSKLSALFVLSCLLALALALPEPRLQQRQLRQQLQQKHPYLFFTVPRGRANAGAVVQGFEVVEEPEDLDNDDDDDAESDIPVRRFQHNADDDLNDDDDDDDLADDDDDDDVDELPAKRGVSFARNGHLVLLNGGDNLDNDVDDEQDDDEDTHLPVVLAKSGLGRKSSAVSGQQLLKNAKPTQMMVARDQAGAIMVPDGIIEIEGQSVVDEKTGKAALLVPRAALDAIPDGAVVALMERSAGESDVGEERANRVIVRRRKTGGRRNVQRRRRGGRPVRRRSGVRRRGAGPNRRRNVRVIRPSGNRRRAGIQRRRGGQVMLQG
- the LOC6635566 gene encoding uncharacterized protein; the encoded protein is MDIGVWTMRGLKELALEEDEVEVNATGETLQAFVWPTVSTDFYFHISEVIANFMFIVITVLISRKCLILRLQRTAEHVFYCTLAQMLSVAETLMLRNLLLHTIFGMMCFVVGFFGVGLQILLKHKRARGTRRHFRSSHSIFGLAGCLLMSVSFFTGICLLLYPMRKQVCISVLFVHRVCGLFCFIILMASFMFSYNTGFMHRNWEQRRIWLFKFCTIIATITASCYEFKCFVRDATTLIPKEVFESISIYVREEQK
- the LOC6635565 gene encoding ataxin-2 homolog, yielding MTKFLALCLRLGLVLVLAAAVAQAEVKPAKAAPADKELPPSPPLAIEQSTESPIADMALIEDAPVVPKLPTEKPPVATVADASETVVSSPAKSSEQPQPQLQQSDEKAAQPHTVADFIIHPLIAFKPRQAALDELQAQGKQAAPAGGSTTSTSPGTWLFGMNPGQGLGSSFSTLAGSVSGWFNDRLAAAGQQLPSLPGLPGLVDTPVRDSASSTTSTTTQRPDIVVRLQQRPNRRRGNGNINGNSNANGNANRNGNRQGNRQGNRQGNNGNRVQRPNRFNNHLDSLESEEYDDVDYFNGNYFDEEFYDEEEEDVDVDDLAHNDEDQSLEHVDNNDNEDDDDQLDQQSAEQPSVEQQTQKQKPKQRRRPAQTQVVRRKQTQTLSQSPAQSQRRQQAQHVRRGHPVQQPLAVLEQADEEEDEEEDDDAEVELEDDDDTENEEHYAPAQYTQSSRKSQGQTGFIQNGQQSLINQIRRFTFGQTPAEVGNKIRKSQSSQSPSRTGGRRPQQTTLLVNRNGQTVYVAPELLNLSPNYPNYGYVSTPTKVQKQQQQRVPSSPYPQPPLTVPLRRKGRPTQYITIPWSQLGLASPERQSVVSLAEGIQAQPLILNIPESAISTVPVRGSTAASGQNKKKKRPTLTAAAVPLLADASLMDIFQPPQIPPSRTGSSSSSSSSSSAKPKPKPVLIAAKPVNAGSGAGLLPTRIRPATIVEKAPAMESAEKPQAQPQSEQQQQQQKTTAEAASAAAANITPDMPTDAAQAMPEQEYILVGEDNEPGLSRHVQPVYGDARYVSYGDFQPYFDLLHQNRRFALRKVGRSLESEVPKDAAEASADSPIVQV